GTGCGGGAGACATCCGCCAGCCGCGTGTCCGGTCCCGTCCCCCGCAAGCGGGCCAAGGCGCTGGGGGCGCGGTCCGCCACCGTGACCCGGAAATCCTGGCTGAGATCCTTGGCCATGGCGCCGCCGACGCGACCGGCCCCGAGAACGACGACATGGAGCATATGGACTCCTTTGGGAATCAGGCTTTCACGCGGGGTTTCACCGCCAGGTACACGGGCCCACCCAGCGCCACCAGCAGGAGGCCAGGCCAGGAATAACTGGGACGGTAGATGAAGAGGGCGCCGACGATGGCGGTGGCGCCCAGGAGGTAGAGGGCCGGCACCACCGGATAGCCCCAGACACGCACGGGGCGGTCCAGTTCGGGCCGCCGCCAGCGCAGGAGGAAAACACCACCCACGGTGAGGATGTAGAAGAGGATGGTGGGCAGCATGACGAAATCCAGCAGCTGCCCGTAGGTTCCCGTGAGGGTGAGCAGGCAGGTCCAGAAGGCCTGGATCCAGAGGCCGAAGGCTGGCACGCCATGCGTGTTGAGCTTGGCAGCGCTGGGGTAGAAGAGGCCATCCTCGGCCATGCGCTGGTAGACCCGGGCGCCGGAAAGCACCAGGCCGTTGAGGCAGCCGAACATGGACACGAGGATGCTGCCAGCCATGATCAGCCCGCCGCCGCTGCCCAGTAGCACCTGCAGGGCCAGGCTGCCCACCCGGTCCTGGGGGGCGTTGGCGATCCCGGTGGGCCCAAGCACCTTCAGGTAGACGGCATTGGCCAGGAAGTAGAGACCGCAGACCGTGGTGGTGCCGATGAGCAGCGAGTAGGGAATCGTGCGCTGGGGTTCCTTCACTTCCCCCGCGATGAAGGTGACGGAATTCCAGGCATCCGCGGAGAACATGCTGCCCGTCTGCACCACCAGCAGCGCGGTGAGGAAGGGCAGGGCGGGCGAGCCGTCCAGGGGCAGGAAGGGCGTCTGGACCGGGGCCACCGAGGGCTTCAGCAGCAGCCCCAGCAGGATCAGCGCGGCGAGGCCGCCGATCTTGGCGACGGTGAACAGGTTCTGGATGCGGGCGCCGAGCTTCACGCCGTAGAGGTTCACGGCGCTGAGGAACAGCACCACCGCGATGCCCGAGAGGCGCGAAGGCGTCAGTCCCAGGTGGTAGGGGCCCACACTGATGGCCTGGGTGACCCGCATCAGAGGCACGTCCAGGTGGGGGCCGATCCAAGCCGTGTCGGTGATGGCGGGGAAGAAGGAACCCAGATACTTGCCGAACCCCACGGCCACGGCGGCGATGGTGCCGCACTCGATGACCACGAAGAAGGTCCAGCCGTAGAGGAACCCGGCCACGGGACCGTAGGTTTCGCGGAGGTAGGTGTACTGACCCCCGGCCTGGGGGAACATGCCCGCCAGTTCACCATAACTCAGGGCCGCGAAGAGGGTGAGGATCGCCGTGAGGCCCCAGGCCGCCAGGAGGAAGCCCCCCGTGTGGCCCGTGCGGACCATGTCCGCCGCGACGATGAAGACACCGGAGCCGATCATGGAGCCGGCGATGAGCATGGTGGCGGAGAACAGGCCGACGTGGCGGCGGTAGCCGGGTGCGCTCATAGGTTCCTTGGGTAGATGGATCCACGCTACCACGGCATCCTGGAGGCATGGCACGATCCTCGACTTCCCTCCGGCTTCTTCTGGCCACCCTCGTTCTCGCGGCGATTCCCGGCTTTGGGGGCTGGTGGGCCTGGAAGGGGCAGGGCCCCCTGCAGCAGGAAGCCACGGTCCTGGTGAAGCGGGGTGCCAACATCAACCAGGTGGCGGATCAGTTGGAGCGCGATGGTGTCATCCGATCCGCTTCCCTGTTCAAGCTCTGGGCCCGGTCCCGCAAACTGCAGCTCATCCGCGGCGAGTACACGTTCAGCCCCCGCACCAGCCTGGCCGATGTGGCCGGAAAGCTTCGCCGGGCCGAGATCCACTACACCACCGTGTCCATTCCCGAAGGGGCCCACGCCTGGTCGGTGCAGAAACGGCTGAAGGATTTCGTTCCCGAGGAGGTGTTCTGGACGCTGTGGAAGAGCCCCAGGCTGGCCAAGTCCGCCGGCTTCGAGCAGGCGGAAACCCTGGAAGGCCTCATCGCCCCCGCCACCTACAAGCTGCACCATGCCATGGAGCCGGAGGAGGTCATGCTCATGCTGGTGGAGGCCTTTCACAGCCAGGTGCGCCCCAAGTTGGAGGGCGGCGTGCTGCCCCCCTACGAGACCCTGATCCTGGCCAGCCTGGTGGAGAAGGAGACCAAGCTGGTGGAGGAGCAGCCGCATGTGGCGGGGGTCTACAAGAAGCGCCTGGACATCGGCATGCGTCTGCAATGTGACCCCACCAGCCTCTACGCCCGCTGGCTCAGCGAAGACCTGCGTTTCACCGCGCCGACTGTGGCTGACATCCGCCGCTCTCACCGCTTCAATACGTATACCGTGAGTGGCCTGCCCCCCACGCCCATCGCCATCCCCAGCCCCACGGCCATCCAGGCGGCCCGGGAGCCCCTCGTGGGCAAGGATCTCTACTTCGTGGCCACGGGGAAGGGCGGCCACAACTTCGCGCCCACCCTGCGGGATCACAACCGCAACGTGGGGGTGTATCGCCAGGAAATCACCCGCCAGAAACGGGCTGCCCGTGGCTAAGCAGCGGCTCGACCTGCTTCTGGTGGAGCTTGGCCTCTGCGAGACCCGCGCCAAGGCCCAGGCCCGCATCCTCGCCGGGGATGTGCTGGTGGAGGATCGTCCCATCACCAAGGCGGGCACGGCCGTGGATGAGGCCGCCATCATCCGACTGCGGGGCGAGGCCCTGCCTTTTGTGAGCCGAGGCGGCCTGAAGCTGGCTGGGGCCCTGGATCGCTGGGGCATCGATCCCAGCGGGCTCGTCTGTTTCGATGCGGGCTCCAGCACCGGGGGCTTCACGGATTGCCTGCTGCAACGAGGCGCCGCGAAGGTTTACGCCGTGGATGTGGGCACCAACCAACTGCACTGGAAACTCCGCAGCGATGCCCGGGTGGTGTCCATGGAGCAGGTGAACCTCCGCACCTGGGATCCGAATGTCATTCCCGAAAAATGCGCCCTGCTGGTGGCCGATCTGAGCTTCATCTCGCTGCGGCTGGCCATTCCACCTGTGTTGCCCAGCCTGCTGCCGGGGGCGGAGGCTGTGCTGCTGGTGAAGCCTCAGTTCGAGGCGGGCCGCGAGGATGTGGGCGCCGGGGGCATCGTGCGCGATGGCGCCGTGCACCGGCGGGTGCTGGTGGACACCTGGGCCTTCTTCGCGGAAACCCAGTTGCGGCCGCAAGCCCTGGCCCTCAGCCCCATCAAGGGCGGGGAGGGAAACGTGGAGTTCCTCCTGCGCCTGCGGTTGGGAGCGGAGGCGGGCGACCTCGGCGCGGCTTTGGCGGCCCTGGAACTCTGATCGGCGCCCCGTCCGGTTCCTGATTCAGGCCCTGGGTAGCCGCACGTCCACGGTGAAGGTGGTGCCCTTGTCCTGGGTGCTTTCCACCTGGATGCTGCCGCCCATGAGGCGCAGCAGTTCATGGCTCAGCGCCAGCCCCAACCCGCTGCCGCCGTACTGCCGGGTGATGCCCACATCGGCCTGGGTGAAGGGGCGGAAGAGGCGCTGCAGCACTGCCGGAGACATGCCGATGCCCGTGTCTTCCACGGCCCAGCGCAGGTGCAGGAACGGGCCTTCATCCTCTACCTGCAGGCGCAGGGTGATGCTGCCCTGGGCGGTGAACTTCAGCGCATTGCCCAGCAGGTTGTTGATGACCTGCCGCAACCGCAGGGGGTCGCCCACCACGGCGGGAACCTCCGCGGGAAGGGCCATGAGGAAGGCCAGCCCCTTGCCGGTGGCGTCGGCCTTCCAGAGGCTGGCGCAGTCCTGGGTGAGCACGATGGGCGAGAACGCGGAGCTTTCCAGCGTCATGCCACCGGCCTCCACCTTGGAGAGGTCCAGCACCCGATCGAGCATGTCCAGCAGGTTGCGGGCCGCCTTCCAGCCGATCTCCGTGATCTCGCGCTGATCCTCGTCGAGGTTGGTGGTCATGAGGTAGCGCGACATGGCCATGATGGCGTTCATGGGCGTGCGGATCTCGTGGCTCATGGTGGCGAGGAACACGGATTTCAGGCGGGCGGCCTCGTGGGCCTCCTGGGCCGCGGCGGCCAGGGTGGATTCCCTCGCCTGCTGGCTCTCCATGTTCTGGGCCACGCCCAGGTAGCCGAAGAGGCTGCCGTGGCGATCTCGAAGCGCCGTGACCGCCAGCCGAACGGGAATGTGCTGGCCGTCGGCACGGCGGTAAGTCCAGGTGCGCACCTCGCTGAGGCCCCGCTGGGGCAGGGCCGAGTACACCTCGAAACCGCGGATGGGCACGCCCAGGGCCTCGCTCAGCTCCCGCCCCCGGGCCTCGGCCTCCTCGGGCAGGTGAAAGGCCTCGGGCGTCATGCGGTGGATGACCTCCTGCGCCTTCAGGCCCAGCATCTGTTCCGCGCCCGCGTTGAAGAGCTGGATGACACCCTGGGCATCCGTGGCGATGAGGGCCACTTCCGTGGCGGCGTCCATCACGGCCTTCAACAGCCGCTGCTGGGAATCCCGCTCCTCAGCCAGGCGGGATTGGAGCTCCATCCGGCGACGCACGAGCAGGAAGGACAGAGCTGCCACCCAAAGCAGAAGGATCACCACCAGTGCGGAGCCCAGCCACCAGGCTGGGCGCGCGGCTGGCGCTGGTCGAAGCAGCTGCCAAGCGATGAGCGCCGGAGCACCCAGGGCCGCCAAGCTGATCCAGAAGTGTCCGGGGCGGGCGGCCATGGAGACTAGAGGCTGGCCCAATCGGTCTGGATCACCGGGGCCGAGCCATGCTCAGGCATGGGAGCGGCTGCTTCATCCGGTTTTTGATTGGTGGACTGCCAGCGGCTGAAAACCTCCAGGGCGTTTTGTCGACCGGGACGGGTGCCATGGCCCGTGAAGGGCAGGAGGGCGGAAGGATCTGTGGCCGTGGCGTTGACCAGCACGAGGTCTGCCCGGCTCTCGCGCTGGAAACGCTGGATGGCGGCTCGATCACGGGTGTAGAGGCTGTGCGCCAGGCTGCCTTCGGCAGCGCCCAGCCAGCCCATGGCCTGATCGAGATCGCTGCAGGTGATGAGGTTCACCGTGGGCCCCAGCACGCGATGGCGGAACAGACCCATTTCCGGGGTGACACCCTCCCACACACAGGGCTGCATGTAGACGCCATGACCCACGTTGCCCTTCACCTGGGCGGTGCGATGGGATTCATTCCACTGTTCTCCACCGGTGAGCAGGGTGGCGCCTTCAGCCTGGCCCTTCTCCCAATGCTCCCGGAAAGTGGTGGCTGTGCGGGCATTCAGGATGGGGCCGTAGGCCACATCGGGATCGCTGAGGGGATTGCCTACTTCCAGGCTGGCCACCTTGGCCAGGAAGGCTTTCTTGAAGGCCTCGGCGCAGTCTTGATGAAGGAGGATGTTGCCGAGGGCGACCTGTCCCTGGCCCGCCTGGCTGAAGGCGGCGAGGGCAGCGTCGGCCGCGGCCTGCTTGAGGTTCGCATCGGGCAGGATGACCATGAAACCTTTTCCCACCACTTCCAGGTTTGGCTGGATCAGGTTCCGGCCGCAGATCTCGCCCACATGGCGGCCCAGGTCGGCGGAGCCCACGAAGCTGAAGGACTGGAACAGGCCCTTGTCGATGCCGGCCAGAAAATGCTTGCCACAGCCAGCCCGGCCTCGACCGTTCACGGTGTTCACGACACCGTGGGGCAGGCCCGCCTCCATCATGGCGCGCAGCAACAGGTAGGCGGCCGTGGGGGCGTTGTCGCTGGGTTTCCACACCACCGTGTTGCCGCTGAGGATGGCCGGGAGGATCTTGCGGGCTGGAGCGGCCAGAGGCGAGCAGCCTGTGGCGAGAATGGCGCAGACGCCGAGGGGCCGACGGCGGGAACCCTTGGTCCTGGGGCGCTTCAGGATGGCTTCGGTTTCAGCGGCGAAGAAGGTGCAGGCCTCGATGGCTTGCCGGACTTCGCTTTCGGCCTCGCGGGGGGTCATGCCGATTTCCCGGATGATGATGCGTGCCAGCTTGTCCAGGTGGGCGGTCAGGATGGCCGCCGTCTGGCGGGCCACAGACTGGCGCTGAGCCAGGGGTGTATGAGACCAGGCGCCGAAGGCATCGGCTGCGGCCTTCGCGGCCCGAGCCACATCCTTTTCGCCGCTGTCGGGGAACATGCCCACCAGATCGCGGCTGTCCACCGCCGACTTGGATTGGATGAGGGACAGGTCCCCCTCTACCTCTTTGCCGTTGATGACGTTGAACCCGATGACGCTTTTTCCCGCCGAGGCGGCATGGGGCGAGTTGGCTTTCAGATACATGCCGGGCTCCGGAGCGGATGGATCCAGGATAACCACAGCAAGTGCCATTCCTGCATCTGTTCCCGCAGGGACGGTTTCCATGGGCGCGCTTTCAGCCTGTACACTGGGGGATTGCCGGAGTCCAGGTGTTCGACAACCTCTCCATTCCCACCATCCTCGTGAGCTACGTGGCCCTGCTGTTCAGCCTCAGCGTCCACGAGGCCAGCCATGCCACGGCGGCCTACTGGCTGAAGGATGACACCGCTGCGCGGCTGGGGCGCATGACCCTGAATCCGCTGGCCCATATGGATCCGCTTGGGACCTTCGTGTTCCCGCTCCTCGGCATGGCCACGGGCTTCCCCTTCATTGGTTGGGCTAAGCCGGTGCCCGTGGATCCGCGCAACCTGGACCGCCGTTTCTCCCAGCGGGGCGGCTATGCCCTGGTGGCCGCGGCTGGGCCCACCTCGAACATGATTCTGGCCCTGATCTTTCTGGGCATCCTCCTGGTGCTCGTCAGTGTGGTGGGGCTGCCCCCGGCCATGGAATTGCGGCTCTTTGGCCATGCGCTGCTGGCCCGCAAAGTCGAGAGCCTCCAGGCCCTGGAACTGGGCACAGGCATGACCCTGGCGCTGGCTCTTTGCGGGCGTCTGGTGCTCATCAACATTGGTCTGGCTCTGTTCAACCTCTTGCCCATGGGGCCCTTGGATGGAGCAGGCATCCTCCGGGGGATGCTGCCCTGGCGCTGGCTGCCGAAATTCGACCGGGTTCAGCCCTGGATGGGGGGCGTCCTCATTGTTTTGGCGCTCACGGGTCTGCTGGGCTATGTCATCGGCCCCGTCTTCGGGGTGATTCTCACTGCGATCGAATCGATCGCCCGCCTGATCCTAGGAGCTTGATCCATGCAGCAGCGCGTTCTTTCCGGCATCCAGCCTTCGGGCTCTCAGCACATCGGCCACCTGGTGGGTGCCCTCGACAACTTCACGCGGCTGCAGGGCGAAGGCGAGGCCTTCTACATGATCGCGGATTGGCACGCCCTCACCTCGAAGTACGAATCTGTCGAGGAGATCTGGCCCGCCACACAGGAGCTCACCGCCACCTATCTGGCGGCGGGGCTGGATCCCAACCAGGCCACGATCTTCGTGCAGAGCCTGGTGAAAGAGCACGCCGAGCTGCATCTGCTGCTCTCCATGGTGACGCCGCTCTCCTGGCTGGAGCGCGTGCCCACCTACAAGGAGAAGCTGCAGAACGCCGTGGCTGATCTGGGCAGCTACGGCTTCCTGGGCTACCCCCTGCTGCAGACCGCCGACATCATCATCTACAAGGCCGACAAGGTGCCCGTGGGCGAAGATCAGCTCTTCCATCTGGAACTGGCCCGCGAGGTGGTCCGCCGCTTCAACTTCCTGTTCAAGCGGGAAGTCTTCCCCGAGCCCGCGGCGGTGCTCACCAAGACGCCCAAGGTGCCCGGACTCGACGGACGGAAGATGTCCAAGAGCTACGGGAACTGCATCTATCTGCGCGACAGCAATGCCGACATCCTGGAGAAATGCACCCGCCAGATGGCCTCCGACCCGGCCCGTCTGCGCAAGACCGATCCCGGAAACCCAGACATCTGCCCCGTCTTCGAGTTCCACAAGCTCTTCAGTGATGCGGCCACGGTGGAATTGGTGAACACCGAATGCCGCCGCGCGGGCATCGGCTGCTTCGACTGCAAGAAGCGCGTGGCGGAAGCCATCACCCGCCGCGTGGAGCCCGTGCGCGAGAAGATCGAGGGGCACCTCGCCCGCCCCGGCGACATCGATGGGGTGCTCCGTGAGGGCAGCGCCCGCGCCCGCCAGGTGGCCGCGGAAACCATGGCCGACGTGCGGG
This sequence is a window from Geothrix sp. PMB-07. Protein-coding genes within it:
- a CDS encoding APC family permease, with translation MSAPGYRRHVGLFSATMLIAGSMIGSGVFIVAADMVRTGHTGGFLLAAWGLTAILTLFAALSYGELAGMFPQAGGQYTYLRETYGPVAGFLYGWTFFVVIECGTIAAVAVGFGKYLGSFFPAITDTAWIGPHLDVPLMRVTQAISVGPYHLGLTPSRLSGIAVVLFLSAVNLYGVKLGARIQNLFTVAKIGGLAALILLGLLLKPSVAPVQTPFLPLDGSPALPFLTALLVVQTGSMFSADAWNSVTFIAGEVKEPQRTIPYSLLIGTTTVCGLYFLANAVYLKVLGPTGIANAPQDRVGSLALQVLLGSGGGLIMAGSILVSMFGCLNGLVLSGARVYQRMAEDGLFYPSAAKLNTHGVPAFGLWIQAFWTCLLTLTGTYGQLLDFVMLPTILFYILTVGGVFLLRWRRPELDRPVRVWGYPVVPALYLLGATAIVGALFIYRPSYSWPGLLLVALGGPVYLAVKPRVKA
- the mltG gene encoding endolytic transglycosylase MltG; protein product: MARSSTSLRLLLATLVLAAIPGFGGWWAWKGQGPLQQEATVLVKRGANINQVADQLERDGVIRSASLFKLWARSRKLQLIRGEYTFSPRTSLADVAGKLRRAEIHYTTVSIPEGAHAWSVQKRLKDFVPEEVFWTLWKSPRLAKSAGFEQAETLEGLIAPATYKLHHAMEPEEVMLMLVEAFHSQVRPKLEGGVLPPYETLILASLVEKETKLVEEQPHVAGVYKKRLDIGMRLQCDPTSLYARWLSEDLRFTAPTVADIRRSHRFNTYTVSGLPPTPIAIPSPTAIQAAREPLVGKDLYFVATGKGGHNFAPTLRDHNRNVGVYRQEITRQKRAARG
- a CDS encoding TlyA family RNA methyltransferase → MAKQRLDLLLVELGLCETRAKAQARILAGDVLVEDRPITKAGTAVDEAAIIRLRGEALPFVSRGGLKLAGALDRWGIDPSGLVCFDAGSSTGGFTDCLLQRGAAKVYAVDVGTNQLHWKLRSDARVVSMEQVNLRTWDPNVIPEKCALLVADLSFISLRLAIPPVLPSLLPGAEAVLLVKPQFEAGREDVGAGGIVRDGAVHRRVLVDTWAFFAETQLRPQALALSPIKGGEGNVEFLLRLRLGAEAGDLGAALAALEL
- a CDS encoding ATP-binding protein, which produces MAARPGHFWISLAALGAPALIAWQLLRPAPAARPAWWLGSALVVILLLWVAALSFLLVRRRMELQSRLAEERDSQQRLLKAVMDAATEVALIATDAQGVIQLFNAGAEQMLGLKAQEVIHRMTPEAFHLPEEAEARGRELSEALGVPIRGFEVYSALPQRGLSEVRTWTYRRADGQHIPVRLAVTALRDRHGSLFGYLGVAQNMESQQARESTLAAAAQEAHEAARLKSVFLATMSHEIRTPMNAIMAMSRYLMTTNLDEDQREITEIGWKAARNLLDMLDRVLDLSKVEAGGMTLESSAFSPIVLTQDCASLWKADATGKGLAFLMALPAEVPAVVGDPLRLRQVINNLLGNALKFTAQGSITLRLQVEDEGPFLHLRWAVEDTGIGMSPAVLQRLFRPFTQADVGITRQYGGSGLGLALSHELLRLMGGSIQVESTQDKGTTFTVDVRLPRA
- a CDS encoding aldehyde dehydrogenase family protein, producing MYLKANSPHAASAGKSVIGFNVINGKEVEGDLSLIQSKSAVDSRDLVGMFPDSGEKDVARAAKAAADAFGAWSHTPLAQRQSVARQTAAILTAHLDKLARIIIREIGMTPREAESEVRQAIEACTFFAAETEAILKRPRTKGSRRRPLGVCAILATGCSPLAAPARKILPAILSGNTVVWKPSDNAPTAAYLLLRAMMEAGLPHGVVNTVNGRGRAGCGKHFLAGIDKGLFQSFSFVGSADLGRHVGEICGRNLIQPNLEVVGKGFMVILPDANLKQAAADAALAAFSQAGQGQVALGNILLHQDCAEAFKKAFLAKVASLEVGNPLSDPDVAYGPILNARTATTFREHWEKGQAEGATLLTGGEQWNESHRTAQVKGNVGHGVYMQPCVWEGVTPEMGLFRHRVLGPTVNLITCSDLDQAMGWLGAAEGSLAHSLYTRDRAAIQRFQRESRADLVLVNATATDPSALLPFTGHGTRPGRQNALEVFSRWQSTNQKPDEAAAPMPEHGSAPVIQTDWASL
- a CDS encoding site-2 protease family protein encodes the protein MFDNLSIPTILVSYVALLFSLSVHEASHATAAYWLKDDTAARLGRMTLNPLAHMDPLGTFVFPLLGMATGFPFIGWAKPVPVDPRNLDRRFSQRGGYALVAAAGPTSNMILALIFLGILLVLVSVVGLPPAMELRLFGHALLARKVESLQALELGTGMTLALALCGRLVLINIGLALFNLLPMGPLDGAGILRGMLPWRWLPKFDRVQPWMGGVLIVLALTGLLGYVIGPVFGVILTAIESIARLILGA
- the trpS gene encoding tryptophan--tRNA ligase, giving the protein MQQRVLSGIQPSGSQHIGHLVGALDNFTRLQGEGEAFYMIADWHALTSKYESVEEIWPATQELTATYLAAGLDPNQATIFVQSLVKEHAELHLLLSMVTPLSWLERVPTYKEKLQNAVADLGSYGFLGYPLLQTADIIIYKADKVPVGEDQLFHLELAREVVRRFNFLFKREVFPEPAAVLTKTPKVPGLDGRKMSKSYGNCIYLRDSNADILEKCTRQMASDPARLRKTDPGNPDICPVFEFHKLFSDAATVELVNTECRRAGIGCFDCKKRVAEAITRRVEPVREKIEGHLARPGDIDGVLREGSARARQVAAETMADVRDAMKMPTL